The genomic DNA TGTTCATCACAGACATCAGATGTACGACTCCTCAGCCGGCGGAAAACGCGGTGTACTCGTCGGCGGAGAGCAGGTCGCCCGGCTCCTCCGCGACACGCACCTTGAAGAGCCAACCGCCCTCGAAGGGGGCCGAGTTCACCAGCGACGGGTCGTTCACCACGTCCTCGTTGATCTCGGTGATCTCGCCGCCGACCGGCGAGTACAGGTCGGACACCGACTTCGTCGACTCCAGTTCACCGCAGGACTCGCCCGCGGTCACCGTGGAGCCCACATCGGGGAGCTGGGCGTAGACGACGTCGCCGAGCGCGTTGGCCGCGAACTCGGTGATGCCGACCGTCGAGACGCCGTCCTCGGCGACCGACAGCCACTCGTGCTCCTTGCTGTAGCGGAGCTGCTGGGGGTTGCTCATGGCCTGAATTCTCCTGTACGCGGGGGAGTGCTGGTGAATGGGGAACTGCAGAGGGATCGGCGAACAGGGGCGATCCGCCCCGGCTCACAGACCTGACGCTACGACGACTGTCACTTCTCGCGCTTGTAGAACGGCAGCGCCACGACCTCGTACGGCTCGTGACTGCCCCGGATGTCCACGCCGACACCGGCCGTGCCCGGCGCCGAGTGCGCGGCGTCGACGTACGCCATGGCGATGGGCCTGCCCAGGGTGGGGGAGGGGGCGCCGGAGGTGATCTCGCCGATCACCTGTCCGCCGGCGACGACGGAGTACCCGGCGCGCGGGACCCGGCGGCCCTCGGCGACGAGCCCGACCAGGACGCGCGGCGGCTGCGAGGCGGCGCGCTCGGCGGCCGCTTCCAGGGCCGTACGCCCGACGAAGTCGCCGTCCTTCTCGAACTTCACGACCCGGCCGAGCCCGGCGTCGAACGGGGTGAGGGAGGTGGACAGCTCATGCCCGTACAGCGGCATCCCGGCCTCCAGGCGCAGGGTGTCGCGGCAGGACAGCCCGCAGGGGACCAGACCGACGCCCTCGCCGGCCTTGGTAAGCGCCTGCCACAGCTCGACGGCGTGCTCCGGCTTCACGAACAGCTCGAAGCCGTCCTCGCCGGTGTAGCCGGTACGGGCGATCAGCGCGGGGACGCCGGCGACCGTGCCGGGCAGACCGGCGTAGTACTTCAGGCCGTCGAGGTCGGCGTCGGTGAGGGACTTGAGGATGCCGGGGGACTCGGGACCCTGGACGGCGAGCAGGGCGTACGCGTCACGGTCGTCGCGGACGACGGCGTCGAAGCCGGCGGCACGCTCCACCAACGAGTCCAGGACAATCTGCGCGTTGGACGCGTTGGCCACGACCATGTATTCGGTCTCGGCCAGCCGGTAGACGATCAGGTCGTCGAGAATCCCGCCGTCGGCCCGGCAGATCATGGTGTAGCGGGCGCGGCCCACGCCCACGGAGGCGATGTTGCCGACGAGCGCGTAGTTGAGGAGCTGGGCCGCCTCCGGTCCGGTGACCGTGATCTCGCCCATGTGGGAGAGGTCGAAGAGGCCGGCCTTCGTGCGGACGGCGAGGTGCTCGTCGCGCTCCGAGCCGTAGCGCAGCGGCATGTCCCAGCCGGCGAAGTCGGTCATCGTCGCACCTAGCGAGCGGTGCAGCGCGTCCAGCGCGGTACGACGGGGGGCGTTACTGCTCATCGGTCGGTCTCCCAAGGCATGACGGCGAGGTCGTTCCTCCCCATCTGTCATCGGGACCTGAGAGGTTCGCCATGACCGCACGGGTCACGGGTTGCACCTTGGGTGGGACCACCGTCGCCGGCGGTCCGCTTTTCAGATGTGCCTCGCCCGCGCGGTAACGGGGCCTGAGAGATTCAAGGGAGGGACTTGCTCCTTCGGCGCCCCAGACGCCCTACGACCGACGTCGTACGACTGGGGACTCTCCCGCGCGGATTCAAGCGGCCGGTATGCAGTTGGCGGGCACATCATCGCACAGGCTTTGTAACAGGCCTGTGGCCGGAAGCGAACGGAACCGCGAGACACCGTGCATTACCTTCTCTTTACGTTCAGTGGGGAGAACCTTTCCTGACCCCGCAGGGAGGACGATCACGGTGACAAGGACCACGGTGTACGCCGCGACCTCGG from Streptomyces sp. NBC_01478 includes the following:
- the gcvH gene encoding glycine cleavage system protein GcvH; translation: MSNPQQLRYSKEHEWLSVAEDGVSTVGITEFAANALGDVVYAQLPDVGSTVTAGESCGELESTKSVSDLYSPVGGEITEINEDVVNDPSLVNSAPFEGGWLFKVRVAEEPGDLLSADEYTAFSAG
- the gcvT gene encoding glycine cleavage system aminomethyltransferase GcvT, which translates into the protein MSSNAPRRTALDALHRSLGATMTDFAGWDMPLRYGSERDEHLAVRTKAGLFDLSHMGEITVTGPEAAQLLNYALVGNIASVGVGRARYTMICRADGGILDDLIVYRLAETEYMVVANASNAQIVLDSLVERAAGFDAVVRDDRDAYALLAVQGPESPGILKSLTDADLDGLKYYAGLPGTVAGVPALIARTGYTGEDGFELFVKPEHAVELWQALTKAGEGVGLVPCGLSCRDTLRLEAGMPLYGHELSTSLTPFDAGLGRVVKFEKDGDFVGRTALEAAAERAASQPPRVLVGLVAEGRRVPRAGYSVVAGGQVIGEITSGAPSPTLGRPIAMAYVDAAHSAPGTAGVGVDIRGSHEPYEVVALPFYKREK